One Gossypium hirsutum isolate 1008001.06 chromosome A08, Gossypium_hirsutum_v2.1, whole genome shotgun sequence genomic window, CACTACAATTTCTCCTTGcacttgtttatttttatgttcttaGTGAATAgtagattagattagattagatttagtTATACTTTCTCttgtttgtttaattaattttagttgattttagatttaataattagttactttaattaattaacttgggttgtattatttatttatttagtttggtTATTAATTTTTCTGTGAGTTTAATAAAGTTATTTCGTtgtaatttattatttgataacAATTTCGTATACTTGCAAGGAGTTAGTAAAGTGATAACAGTTTTTGAGTTACTATTTTCATCACCACCTTTTGCAATACCACAAGTCACAGAACAAATGTATTAGTATGCAAGTTGCACTTCACATAAATCTTAATCTATAAAAAATATCGATTGGACTTCTCTTAAACTTGGATAGGTGAAGCTAAACTATAAAATCCTCAACTAGAGAAGTGTTTCGAGATACTAATGGAGCTTGGGTAATCAATTATGGTAGGAATGTAAAGGTAAGCAAGGTTACCTAGGTAGAATTATGGAAAATCTTTAATGGTGGCATAGGATAGAAGAATTTGAAAATTAGTACCGGAATGTAACAAATCCATTGTAGTACACATTCTCAATGATGAATCTAAAGAAGTGAGTCTATTTACATTGGTTCTTAGCATCAAGGAACTGTGTCGGAGGAATTGAGAAGTTCAAGCTAATTCCATACACATGGAGGCAAACTTAGCTACCAATTTTATGACAAATTTAGTTGCATCCCGAACAATTAACGTGACTAGCGTGACTTGAACTCAAGTCACATCTGGGGCGGTAAATACCCTTAACCATCATGCCATCACATAGGATtctaatttatctaatttttgaAAGTCCACTGATAAGGATAGAGAATATTTTACTAAATGATATCATAGGTATTATTACGACTTTACCTTCCTCTttgcaaaaataaagaaaaaaagaagataattataataattacaataaaatcTTATCctattatgaatatcttattaattgGATGTTTattaagatcaagataagttttgatagaCTTTAAactctaatagtcattagaagtagatagatctacttcatttatacttcttatacctGTAATAGAGACTTTGAAAAAGTTTTGTAAATATCCtgattgattaataaaaatacACTCTCTCTTTGCTCTCCCattctttttgttctttattctcttcttttattttatgacatatatatccttcattttctttctagtttttcatttttttcccactattttcttcttttattaatgaatttaacaattaaattattaattattaaagaaaatcaaaatataaatttaccaaTTGATCAAAtaatggtataataacaaattacttgtttctttaaattaataataacaaattaagtGTTAAAGctttgttttctaaattttagTTGGATAGCAAGTtgaatttcaaattataaaaGTAGGGCAAGAGAGAAAAGTAAAATCTTCTATTATATTGTCTGAGTTCTTtagtttgttttaaatttttgaaattgtgatttatttttttctaatttataatataaggtaccctacttttttttttctaaacttgTCATTTCTTTTCTGTAACTTAACTACTAATTGATTgcattttaaactaaattttagttatgaaattttgaatttttaaatttataatataaagtgTTATTCTTCTCCAAACCTACcattttttctcttaaattttatgtcaaaattttacttctagttataaatataacatatatatatatatatatattatttttaatggtcCAAGAAGAGCGAAGTTGACActaatctaaattaaaaaaaaaagaataaaagaaatatgaaaatgaagagagtgtaaaataagaaagcaaatgaaaaaacaAGTAGGATATAAGTGAATGGttatttaatcttattttattttgtgaaaattcAAATACTGTGATTGtctatatgaattttttaatatattatttcaatatttttacaattatttttaaaaaaaattaaaaatatcaaaatcgaATTTTTAGTTATAGCTGAGAGATCAAATTAACTATTAGTGCTTTGAATTCAGGGGCAACGTTACTTTTTTTAGCAGAAGTTAACAATTGACTgacaaaaaaataacaatttaataacattagtagctattacataatttttaaaagttaggtcactaaaaatatttttaaacaaagtttaaacacaattaatgtaatttttttataaaaaaaaggaaaaagaaaagacaaagttTGGGCTTGAGCCCAACTGTTTTAAGAAATCCAGATTCCAGCATTTACAAAATTAGCCTTAGCTAAGCTATAAAGTAGGAGGATGGTCAAACTCAATAATTCCCTAAAATTCAAAGCATCATAACAAACCAACAAAATTCAAATCAAACCCAATCTTTTCAATTTCAgtttaattaatacaaataaacaaTGCTGAACtgattaaaattcaattaatttttaaaaaataagctactaataatatattttattttattttattttatttttaaaatagtaaatatttgaaaatttaaccttttttaatatatattaaaaactatttcattaaatatttagcatattaatttttaaaaaataaaatcatctacataatttttaggtatataacaattaaaaacaataaaaataaaattatttttatcgtATTAGATATATGAACGTTAGCCTTAGCACCGATCGGCGCACTCTTTTTAAATTCCCAGCGTCAAAATTAGCCGTTACACTCTTACTTTTCTGCTTCTTTCTCCCCTTTCGCTTTTCTCCTCCAATAGCCATGGCTGCTTCAGTCTCTGTTGATACTCCCTCTCCACCTCCTCTTACGAAggttcttttctcttttctaccTTTTCTTTCCCTTCTTCTATGCTTTAGTGGggttcttcttcttttgtttctcCATTCTTCTAATATATCATTTTCTTTGGTTTGTAATTTGAACACGTTTGCAGGATCCCACTAGTTTAATGGCTGCTTCTTCTTCATCTCCACTCTTCAGCCCAGCTTCAGACAAGCGTTTTTGGAGCACCCTCCGTAGCCGGGTCGATGCACTCATTGGTGACCGGAATGCCAAGATCTCCGTCCAAAATGTGGATCCTTCCTTCCCTACGGAGATCGTaagtttttcttcatttttcatctttttgaAGTTAATTGTGCTATGCTATGAAAATTTGCTTGTGGGGGTGATGTTGAATTGATAAGGTTTTTGCTCCGTTATTTTCTTTGGGGGTTGCAGAATTCAAGAGAATCCAACAGAGCTAAGCGATTGAAAGAGGATTCAATGCTCTTGCTTAGAGGGTTTGATTCCATCTCACAAACACTCTCTCAGCTATCTAATAACCTTGACAATGCTCTTCAGgtaattttaaacaaattttattccAAATTTAAAGCAAAACGGCCCTTAGAATTATGTTCATGAGATTAGCTTTGTAGCTCAAATTTGCTAAACTTCTGCTCTGTTATAAAGGGAACTAGAGAGCTGGCTAAACCTCCAACGTTGACCGATTTGTTTCATAGTAAACTGAAGAATTCGGAGACTAAAGAGGAAGACCCAAAGCAAAAAGGAAACCAAGAAGAGAGTAAGATCGGTCTGAAAAGGAAGTTTGATTACAGTGAGTGCTCAGATGATAATAAAGGAGATGATGGTTCACAAAAGGAGAATGAGCAAAGCCCCCAAAAcaagaagatgatgaagaaaaCCAAAAATGTAAACTTCTTACTTTGCTTTCACTTGTTCATCAACTAATAGGCCACGCTCTCTCAAGTTTCACAAACCCTTTTTGCTTCCCTTCTTTCAGCTTGCAATTTCGATGGCCACCAAGGCAGCTTCACTTGCCAGAGAGTTGAAGTCCATAAAAtctgatttatgttttatgcaaGAGCGTTGCAGTTTGCTAGAGGAAGAGAATAGAAGGCTTCGAGATGGGTTCACCAAAGGGATCCGACCCGAGGAAGATGATCTGGTGAGTTTCTTCTGTATCCACTTACAGACAGTAGTTTCTCGTCTTGGCAGATTGTAAATCACTGTTTGCCTTTTTTGGGACAGGTGAGGCTTCAATTGGAAGCACTGCTAGCAGAGAAATCAAGACTGGCCAATGAAAATGCAAACCTGGTGAGGGAAAACCAGTGCCTTCACCAGCTTGTAGAGTACCATCAAATGACTTCCCAAGATCTATCTGCATCATATGAAGAAGTGATAAGAGGAATGTGCTTGGACTTCTCATCTCCCATTGCAGAAGAAGAGGAAATCAATGGAGGAGGGGATAGTGATGATGCTGATAATAGAGTTACTCAAACACCTCGAACTGATATCTTTGGCATATCCACGTCCCTTGATCACTACTTTGATGAAGAACAGCATTAGGTCACTCGCAAACcaaattaagaaataattttgttaattacTGTGTCAAGTTTGAAGTAGGTTTTAAGATTGTATACTTTGCTTCCACTTCCATCAATCTTGGTGGAAGTTATCAGTGTTTCCTTCTCAATTGGAGATGGTTATCATTGTCCTATGAATCTCAAATAATATACAACTCTTGTTTTTGCAGAATTTGTCATCATTTTTTTCTGCCTAACTACCATTTTCATTACACAACAAAACATTGTTTTCCATCTGTACAAGTTATTTGATGAATATCTTTCAAATGCTGCAAGAATAACAAGATGCTATGAGTTTGCATAAAGAGAAGGGTTTAATTTCTAAATTCTACAGTAGAAGCACCACCATATACTGTACTTTTCTGAATCATGACTAGTTTTAAAATATGCCTAGAAAGCAACATAAGAACTACTCAAGTATGGCAAGCAAAACAATCTCAAGTGCTATCGTACTAACATATCATCAGATGGCCCTAAGTGTTGAGCTCGGGCTTCTGCAAGACTAAAggcttaaaaaatcaaataatccCTAAGTGTATAGGTCCTTTACCCAAAAGAGATTGTTGTTCTGTTGATTTTAAGATTGTGCTTTGCAGGATGGAAGACTAGGTACCCATTTATCAGTTCACATTCGAATATTAACACCATTCCCAACCTTCCAGCATAAACTGTCCACGAGACATGCCTTGCATTCCAAAGGCTTCGCCAAGTATAGGTGGGTTCCTACCCACAGGGAAGTACCTAGCTTATAGAACTTTGCTTACCAATGATTGAGGTTTTGTAGTATTTCACCAAATTTGTTTGGCAAGCATAGCTAAATTGAATGCATGCATGTCCCTAAACCCCAATCCCTCACTAGTTTTTGGCACGCAAAGTTTTGACCACTACAACTAGTAGATACCCCGACGTTCCTCACGCATTGCCTTACTGGTTTCAGCACACACACAATTGTAATTCAAATATGTAGGAATAGATTGAAGCACTGACTTGATAAAAATTCCCTCACCACTCTAAGCAGTCATGCACTCCACTGGTTCTCTTTAGCAGCAATGCACTCTGATTCCAGTAAATGCACATTTTTTGTTCCACCACTAATGTAAGTCCAAGGTATCTATCTGGTCCAATCGTAGATTCCACCTAAAAAATATTTGAGATAGAAGCTTTAACATGATGATTTGTAGTATTAGGActaaaataaatgatgaaattaataaCTTGgcaatttgcaaaatttccttAATCTCAATTGAGGCTCTGCTAAAAACCTGTTaagtataaacaaataaaatttccttaaatctcaattttcttaatttcatcatatttgataaattgttaaaatggttaaattatttattcatgaaaataaacaaatttcattCATTATATATGTTAGATTATCCTAAATGATTTTTTCTTGTAAAgtaaaatatataagtaaatatttACTCATTCACTAATTAAAGTTCAACCAgtattaaattgcattttatggTCAAATTATAATGTGAGAAGATAACATATATTAGTAAGTAATCTAAATTGCCTATAGtttaaagaatcaaattgagCAAATGATTTATTCAAAGGACTAGTATATAATCTATAAATTTGATTGGGGAGATAATTTATCTTGATTATCTGAGCATAATTTATCTTGGCTATCAAAGCAGAATTGGCTTCTAGAAATAGAGTTATAGATGTGATTATTTGGGCTCACAATATATTAGATAAGACTCAAGTTGAATTTATTCTAAATTCgtttacaaatttattcatttgtAACGTTTATGGTATGATTAGCCTAAATTAAGTATGTGAATGATCATATACTTTGATATGTCGAAAACTTACAATCTTGGTAAGGGGCAAAAAGTTAGCATATTGAGTATATGACTTATGTATGATATGACTTCACTTACAATAGTGGAACCATAGCtcgataaaaaaaagtaaatggtatcctctcaattgtattgtatgaattatgaaaatgGGACAAGGTTAATGGTATTTATCAAGGACAAacattttttcattattattattgatttgATTAATGATAATTTTTGTCATGGAAGAAATAATGGTGACTTTGACATAAAATGGATCGAATTAGGTGAAAAAATTTAACCTAGAAGGATCATGGATATCTTATAAAGATAACACACATATGATAAGACCATTGAACTAAAGTTTAAAataagtagctttcgtaatgatatatAATGTGGAGCTCAATCGTGGTACCTTTGGTAGATTGAATCCATAACGAAATAACTATGTAATTAATAAATGAAGAGTCGGAACttaattacatgttattttaGCCTtcattatatatgttcaattgcTCCCTTTACTACCTCAACATAACTCTTTAAGAGATTGCATGTAATATGAACACTTGTATGGAATAATAAATGATTGAACAAAGAAAAATGATTCACTAGTTTTACTTATTGGAGtaataagtgttttttttaaatttaatgattaatttgaTATAAGGTTAATTTAATCACTTTGGTATCCGGATGATTGAATGAAAAATCCTAAGTGGAGCTAAATTAAAAGATAATGTTATctaattatttgaaatgaaataaaattaatttaataaatttatgcatgcattttaatatagtaaaattGACATAactttaacataaattttttttgaaataacacAGTTGGaagatattaataaataaatcaaaatagtcCAACAACCATAACAAATGGAAGACTAAAACCCCACAAACAGTCAAACCCAATttcctaaaaataataactatACCCCAGCCTAATTAATGGACTCTGCCATTTGGAAACACAAATCACAATAAAAAAAAGTCCATTTCCAAATATTTCCTTTCCCAAAACCA contains:
- the LOC107951868 gene encoding uncharacterized protein; this translates as MAASVSVDTPSPPPLTKDPTSLMAASSSSPLFSPASDKRFWSTLRSRVDALIGDRNAKISVQNVDPSFPTEINSRESNRAKRLKEDSMLLLRGFDSISQTLSQLSNNLDNALQGTRELAKPPTLTDLFHSKLKNSETKEEDPKQKGNQEESKIGLKRKFDYSECSDDNKGDDGSQKENEQSPQNKKMMKKTKNLAISMATKAASLARELKSIKSDLCFMQERCSLLEEENRRLRDGFTKGIRPEEDDLVRLQLEALLAEKSRLANENANLVRENQCLHQLVEYHQMTSQDLSASYEEVIRGMCLDFSSPIAEEEEINGGGDSDDADNRVTQTPRTDIFGISTSLDHYFDEEQH